From the Musa acuminata AAA Group cultivar baxijiao chromosome BXJ1-2, Cavendish_Baxijiao_AAA, whole genome shotgun sequence genome, one window contains:
- the LOC135608682 gene encoding uncharacterized protein LOC135608682, whose amino-acid sequence MHSISCLGASDGASMTAFVAALPVPPGDSVASSSVFLPRYENGSSRLAVSKPSWIVRTEGSGFYSEVSSAIRSGGLCKDTFLSNVRREKMKRPDPPCVVCDGSGRIDCQYCRGRGRTNCLDLIMLPKGEWPKWCKVCGGSGLGHCNRCLGTGEYRDVMGFHFMKNNRDST is encoded by the exons ATGCACTCCATATCGTGCCTCGGCGCATCGGACGGCGCGTCGATGACAGCTTTCGTCGCCGCCCTCCCGGTGCCCCCGGGAGATTCCGTCGCCTCGTCGAGCGTCTTCCTCCCACGCTATGAAAACGGCTCCTCGCGGCTGGCCGTCTCCAAGCCTTCCTGGATCGTCCGAACGGAG GGCTCTGGTTTTTACAGCGAGGTGAGTAGTGCTATTCGATCAGGAGGATTGTGTAAGGACACTTTCTTG TCAAATGTTAGGAGAGAGAAAATGAAGAGACCAGATCCGCCATGTGTGGTCTGTGATGGTAGTGGGAGAATTGATTGCCAGTATTGTCGAGGAAGAG GCAGGACGAACTGCCTGGATCTGATCATGCTCCCTAAAGGAGAATGGCCTAAATG GTGCAAAGTCTGTGGTGGAAGCGGACTTGGCCACTGTAACCGCTGCCTCGGAACAGGAGAATACCGAGATGTAATGGGATTTCATTTTATGAAGAATAATAGGGATTCAACATGA
- the LOC135612090 gene encoding uncharacterized protein LOC135612090, whose protein sequence is MPAADAGAGSGTKVEKQPSVSGKSQPADGAGDGGSEEPPHALDVARFRRLNSLIHRENVDVDELLHLVEQDYHVNLMLDPLLSFVIACKKPKLACRLIDKISSNDMLTASNYDGYTALHVAAAMGYKAVASELIRRVPDLVHVRNRKQEIPLHKAALYGLQDMFWLLVEKSSSPEARREDGATMLHCAIMGNAPELALQIARSYPGQITKVDQHGVTSLDLMLTIPELFRSQTPLDFYESFLYVMVPSEEGCGKTNDKDAEEEARSSNDIVSDARRDYESLERSRGIRSRFPPHYDTLLDLLELICILARWSLFHLLKLFYPTMKRLKELKRRHQAALQLIECCAQPINFDLFGLIHKPVGVRPNYNEEYHSGGFWEEPGYLPHETPVSPESERATPLIKAAEIGLHEFVGKILQVCPQSATYLDAKSRNVLQVAVKYRREEIVKIIRDMRTILPSWLFSRIRTKTGNTILHLASRGSPDVAKDEKDEPDAMQLHYDLVWFEMVQSIIPKELVHSRNKQGKTAQELFTSNHKQMRKSCKKQLVGIARTCTSAVAAVVFAMSSSFSHIDDPKTGDSPMFKALSYTYVIGLSFAATSLFLLLSLVNSSYKEQQFRRAIPTKFFLARLTYNMALGTLLLAFTFNTFLQIYGVEGAEEKQEITFMLEIIVCPVLTCLLLFFPDAVFGAFRRFI, encoded by the exons ATGCCTGCTGCAGATGCAGGCGCCGGATCAGGGACAAAAGTAGAAAAACAGCCGTCTGTCTCCGGGAAATCGCAGCCTGCAGATGGCGCAGGTGATGGTGGATCAGAGGAGCCACCGCATGCCCTGGACGTGGCACGCTTCCGCCGGCTGAACTCGCTCATCCACCGTGAGAACGTGGACGTGGACGAACTCCTGCATCTGGTGGAGCAGGATTACCACGTGAACCTCATGCTCGACCCCTTGCTCAGCTTCGTCATCGCCTGCAAGAAGCCCAAGCTCGCCTGCCGCCTCATCGACAAAATATCATCAAATGACATGCTCACGGCCTCCAACTACGACGGCTACACGGCGCTTCACGTAGCTGCCGCCATGGGCTACAAAGCAGTGGCCTCGGAGCTGATCCGCAGGGTGCCAGATCTCGTTCATGTGCGGAACCGGAAGCAGGAGATACCGCTACATAAGGCGGCCCTGTACGGGCTGCAGGACATGTTCTGGCTGCTGGTGGAAAAGAGCAGCTCACCGGAAGCCCGGAGGGAGGACGGCGCCACCATGCTGCACTGTGCCATCATGGGCAATGCGCCGG AGCTCGCATTGCAGATTGCAAGGTCTTATCCAGGTCAGATCACAAAAGTCGATCAGCATGGTGTAACCTCGTTGGATCTAATGTTGACCATTCCCGAGTTATTCCGAAGCCAAACTCCCCTTGACTTCTACGAATCCTTCCTATATGTCA TGGTTCCATCGGAAGAGGGCTGTGGCAAGACAAACGATAAAGATGCAGAAGAGGAAGCGAGAAGCTCTAACGATATTGTCTCG GATGCACGACGTGACTACGAATCTCTGGAGAGGTCGAGAGGAATTCGTTCAAGATTCCCACCTCACTATGACACTCTCTTGGACCTATTGGAATTGATTTGCATCTTAG CCAGATGGAGCCTTTTCCACCTTCTAAAGCTGT TTTACCCTACCATGAAACGTTTGAAGGAGCTAAAGAGACGACATCAAGCAGCTTTGCAACTCATCGAGTGCTGCGCCCAACCAATCAACTTTGACCTTTTTGGGCTAATACATAAACCCGTTGGCGTTCGTCCTAATTATAACGAAGAATATCATTCTGGAGGGTTCTGGGAAGAGCCTGGAtatctcccgcatgaaacaccagTGTCACCAGAGTCTGAGAGGGCGACACCCTTGATCAAAGCTGCAGAGATTGGTCTTCACGAGTTCGTGGGCAAGATCCTGCAGGTGTGCCCACAGTCAGCAACCTATCTGGACGCCAAGAGCAGAAATGTTCTCCAAGTCGCAGTCAAGTATCGTCGCGAGGAGATTGTCAAGATCATAAGGGACATGAGAACCATTTTACCATCCTGGTTATTTTCCAGAATTCGCACCAAAACCGGGAACACCATCCTGCATCTTGCTTCGCGTGGAAgcccagatgtagcaaaggacgaGAAAGACGAACCAGATGCAATGCAACTGCATTACGATTTAGTATGGTTTGAG ATGGTGCAATCAATTATTCCTAAAGAACTAGTGCATAGTCGAAATAAGCAAGGAAAGACAGCGCAAGAGCTCTTTACATCGAACCACAAACAGATGCGTAAGAGTTGCAAGAAACAACTAGTGGGGATTGCAAGGACATGTACAAGCGCTGTGGCAGCTGTGGTCTTCGCCATGAGCTCCTCCTTCTCCCACATCGACGATCCAAAAACTGGCGATTCACCCATGTTCAAGGCCTTGTCATACACATACGTGATCGGGTTGTCATTCGCTGCTACATCTCTGTTCTTGTTGCTGTCCCTCGTCAATTCATCGTACAAGGAGCAGCAGTTCCGCCGTGCCATCCCAACCAAGTTCTTCTTAGCCCGCCTCACATATAACATGGCGTTGGGGACTCTGTTGCTGGCCTTCACATTCAACACTTTCCTGCAGATATATGGCGTCGAGGGAGCAGAGGAAAAGCAGGAGATCACATTCATGCTGGAGATCATCGTCTGTCCAGTTCTCActtgcctcctcctcttctttcctgACGCCGTATTCGGTGCATTTCGTCGTTTTATTTGA